Proteins from a genomic interval of Oceanispirochaeta crateris:
- a CDS encoding transposase, producing MAKILDLFEAYESGDLPNEGGYIISNFFMGNSSYSRIEMVSYGNVKDIYRNDEGITFQADGLKMFVLVEPPSYSNKHIEPCYRDDAHKIPYRFKEVETYTTKRQEKIMVGKEPIETYTAFTIMNETGVNQSFIVHKSDGILKSLMNYYNQVLWKNINIGRTDANKASEMIGAVLPSIINPFA from the coding sequence ATGGCAAAGATTCTGGATCTTTTTGAAGCCTATGAAAGTGGTGATCTTCCAAATGAAGGCGGTTATATTATCAGTAATTTTTTCATGGGAAATTCATCCTATTCACGCATAGAGATGGTATCTTATGGGAATGTTAAGGATATTTACCGAAATGATGAAGGAATTACTTTTCAGGCAGATGGTTTGAAGATGTTTGTTCTCGTTGAGCCTCCTTCTTATTCCAATAAGCATATTGAACCCTGTTACAGGGATGATGCACACAAAATTCCCTATCGATTTAAAGAAGTGGAAACGTACACTACTAAACGACAGGAAAAAATAATGGTGGGGAAAGAACCCATTGAAACCTATACGGCTTTCACAATCATGAATGAGACAGGGGTTAATCAATCTTTTATTGTTCATAAATCCGATGGGATATTAAAGTCACTTATGAATTACTATAATCAGGTTTTATGGAAGAATATAAATATTGGACGAACCGATGCAAATAAGGCTTCCGAGATGATCGGGGCAGTGCTGCCGTCCATTATCAACCCTTTTGCTTAA